The Camelina sativa cultivar DH55 chromosome 16, Cs, whole genome shotgun sequence sequence AGTTCGGATACGATGAAGGAGAGGATGAATTTAAGGTGTTATGTACAAAGACAAAGCCCAAAACTCCTTGGGAGAATGAATTTCAGGTTTTGACGGTGGGAGTGGGACCGGGTGATCAAGAACCTCGGAGAAGAATCGTATGCAATGTTCCTCATACTCCCGTTCGTGATGGAGTATATGACAGAGGAGTTTTGTATTATCGTGCTACTAAATCTGATAAGTCGAATATCATAATGAGCTTCGACGTCAGTAATGAAACCTTTCGTCTCATTCCATCACCTCAAGATGTCGATCTGAATAAAGGTTTCTGGAACTTTGTCAATTACGACGGGAAACCTGCACTAGTGGATGAAACAAATGATTTCGTTTACGAACCCAGCGGCGGCGATGCTTATCTTGAAATGTGGGAATTCCATGGCTATTCAAGATGGTCCAAAAACCGCATACTGATTCGTAACTGGAGAGGCTACGCTGAGGATGAAATAAAGCATGTATATCGTTTCCGGGGTACCACAAGAACAAAGCAACATGTTTTCGCAACAATAATGGTTAACGAAGAGGGACCACTCGTTGTGATCTATTACGATACACCTACAGAAACATTCACAAGATCTACGGTTCAACTTTTGGGTGGAGGTGATGATGAGTTCCGTTTTGTGGAAACCTTCGTGCATCATGTCGATAGTCCTATGCTTATATGAAGATCAAGAGTTGGTCAGTACTCATCATTATCAGAAACTGGTTGGTtgcttaaatatatttaattctctAAGTATTACTATTATAgtactaagtttatttttattattgggATCAGTGTTCGTTTTCATTTCTATTATCGTTGATATGCTATAtgataatttttctttttcccagcTGGTATTATATATTGGGATTAATGTTCGTTTTCAACTCTATTGTcgttcatcttctttctttataattaaataataaatgtttatGATTGCATTTATGTTTATTCAGTTCTTTTCACCTAACACGAAATCACATTTAACTCGTACAACAAACATTACCGATGTGGTTTAATATATcggaatatatatacatggtgACTGTaagggagaaaagaaaaaataataaccgGAAAAAACGAAAGAAATAAGAGAAATAAAGGAAAGCCTTTGCCTCCCATTTATGTTTAACTATAAGGGTGATGCAGTGTGTGATTCGGAAGTGAAGAGACTCCATAAAAGGAGGAGCAGCTTGCTTTTAGTTACTACACGAGTCCCATATAAATTATTACGAATACCGTATAAAGATTAAAGAAATTtctcaacaaaaataatatcttcTGTTACGATGAGTATTAACTTTTACGCCTTGGCTAAAAACCCTCATTCTGTATTGATATCGGatgtgatttttcatttttgcaaccatttttctaaaaccaaaactcaagTTTTAACACCACATAGACAACACAATTagacacaaatttttttattggattaCTTTTCCTTTAGTcaacaaaaatggaaagaagTCAAAAAGGCATATAAGGATGATGATATTTGTATATCACGAAGACTCAAAAGGCTCTTCTTTCCCTGCAATTTTGCCAGCATGAAGGTTGATGAACCAATTATTCAGCACTTTTCAgggagaagacaaaaaaaaaaaaaaaaaaaaaaaaaaaaaaaaaaaaaaaaaaaaaNCTTTTGTCTCTCTTTAATCTCATATCTTCTGTGAATGCTTCGGTTAGAAGCAGGAAGATGAATTTGTTTGTTCTGCATCGACGCAGACACGGCATAACAAGGCGTGTGAGTGTTTGAAGCTCAAGAGTATACATTTGAATGTTCAGGGAATCTACTGTATCTTGAAGATGTTCTTTAGTTTCACAACTAGCTTCCACTCATCCAACTCTAATTCATCCTGCAAttaatttgggtttgattttcagatcaaattttgttgttaaaatgatgatgatatgcTGGAAAACACAGGGAGGGGAAACAACTTCTTCTCCACTTACCCGGAAATCCTTTTTGAGTATGTCAATAGATCTCCTCGAAATGTGACTCACAAGTTCATCTTCCATGTCAAAGTGCCTTCCAAACATCTTCTGCTCTTCCGCATTCGAACCAACAATCTGTATACCAAAGAAAGCATCGATAGAAGGTGAATGCATGATGAAGCTGAACCAGCAGCAAACGATACCTCTTTTCTCTCTGTAAACAAAAGATTTGCAAGCTTGTTGAAAAGAATGATCCCATTACCTTTATCGCCACCTTGTCGCCCTTCTTTGCATAGTCAACAGGCTTGTGGTTGTTCTCAATAGATGCAATGCGGCCAATATCTATGAACTCTCTGCCTGGGACACAAATGGGGGTCCCaatctaaaaacaaacaagacagATAAGAAAGTGTGAACCCTAGGACTTGCGTCAACATGTGCGAGAGTTACAGAGAATgttggaaataaaaaatatgatacCTTAAGTATACCCTCGACGACATCAACTCCAAGGACTATTGGGTCTTTCTTATTGAACACACAGTTAGGTAAAATCTTAAGGACACAAGGGAAGACTGCTTCCTCGGCtgattccttctttttctcctctttgATATTTTCAATGTAACCCTTAAATAGATCGAAAAGATGATAGATGATATCAGCGCAGAAAATTTTAACTCCCATATCCTCAGCAAGCTCACTAGCCTCTGTAGTCACTTTAACGTCAAAAGCCAAAATCGTAGCATATTCCTTTTTCCTCTCCAGCATAACTCCCGCCTTCATTATATCCTTCTTATGCACAGGCCCTATGCCAATACCACTGACTGGTATCTTTACAGCTGGGGACTTCAGGTACTCAAGCAATGCTTCTAATGACCCTAATGTAGACGCTTGGACATAGACTCCTTCACCACCTATGTCAATCCTACTCAAAACTGACTCCATATCTTCCATAGCCGACTCCTTAATTGTCTCGATGTCATCATCAGGTCCAACCACATGCAGGGCAGTACCAGCAATTGCGTGTTCAAGGCCCTTTAAAACACAACCCAACATTAGGAAACAATATCCAGGATGTCATCTAACATCCGTATATATGAAACCAGAGGCTAGCAACTAAGATTATTCTAGTGTCAGTCCAATCACCTGGGCAGTAATCTTGATACCCTGTGCAGCCTTTATTTCTTTGTAATGCAGATAAGTACCCTGAAACATCAGACCATGAATTCTCATAGTGTATAAAAACGGAACATAGGAAGCTATTTGCATGAACCATATTTCTGGACGAATATTCAGTAACAAACAAGCCACATGAAGTGGAAACCGAAAGTACCTTCACCCGTAACTCCTTCATTGGATGAGGAGTCAGTAATGCTCTAATCGTTGTGACAATAGGTCCCTACAATAtgaggaagaaaataatattactttctaagttctatatatatgtatacccAATAGGTGCCATCGCTTGTTTGAGTTTGGATCGTAAGTTTTTACTTGCCTGTAGCCCACAAACGACGATTTTATCACCTTCATGGAGTTCACCGTTTACCAACACAACATCAATCGTTGTTCCATGGCCTTCAATAACTTTGACCTCCAGGACAGTACACTGTTCGACAATTTCAAGAAAGGATCAGAATTCTCAATGCTGAAGCATTGCAGAAACAAGTGTTACCTAAAAGACAGAGGAGAGAGACCTGCACTTCGTCGACATATGTAAGTTTCTCAACCATTGTTTTCTGAGCCCATTGAACCAACAACAGCAAGAGATCTGGGACCCCTTCCCCACTAAAATATCAAGAACCAAAGTTACCCAACTATTTAGGATGAATAACTTGTCTGCTATGCTGTGATTTACAAACAGTAAACAAAGATTCATACCTAACAGCACTAGTAGGAACAATACTGAAAGTTTCTCCCATTTCTTTATTCTTGTAATAAAGCTCAGTGTTGAGTCCTTGCTCCTGGAACTGGTTTTTAACCTGGAATACCAATGGAACAACATAATTTGAACAACTTGAACACAAAGTGATATACATAAGATACTCATGTTAAATTCATTTGTAACATGTACGTATAACTTACCTTTTTCAGTTCCACGTTAAATTCACTT is a genomic window containing:
- the LOC104751576 gene encoding putative F-box protein At1g76830, with translation MEGITFESLPQDIKRKILIRMSPNSLVKCISVSKRLATTIRTKSFKELYLRRSMARPRMLFVTIDAKDATTPSAYQVLFRSLHQDQKSGGQRHIISISLQGDFMFSPPVRGLICLQERGKNRVVICNPGTMKFRNLPMVEADKTTKIITQFGYDEGEDEFKVLCTKTKPKTPWENEFQVLTVGVGPGDQEPRRRIVCNVPHTPVRDGVYDRGVLYYRATKSDKSNIIMSFDVSNETFRLIPSPQDVDLNKGFWNFVNYDGKPALVDETNDFVYEPSGGDAYLEMWEFHGYSRWSKNRILIRNWRGYAEDEIKHVYRFRGTTRTKQHVFATIMVNEEGPLVVIYYDTPTETFTRSTVQLLGGGDDEFRFVETFVHHVDSPMLI